The following is a genomic window from Streptomyces sp. BHT-5-2.
CCGTCGGACGTCGGCGAGCACTGGAGCTTGGTGAGCGGGCGGTGCACGGTGCGCGCGGCGAGGACCTCCTCGACCGTGTACACGTCCCGGAACTGCGCGTAGGGGTTGTGCACGGAGTGCCGGTGGTTCTTGGCGCCGACCATGGCCAGCTGCTCGGCCGTCGTGCCGTGGCGCGCCATGTGCTCGCGGGCGGCGTTGCCGAAGATCTGGGCGGTGGGCGGGGTCGCCTCGAAGCCGTGGGCGGCGGCCATCACCCCGTAGTGCCGGGCGACCGGCGAGGAGGCGCCCCCCACCTGAGTGGCCCCGCCACGGGCACCGCCCTCCGCACCGGCGCCCAGCGCGCCGCGCTTCATCTTCTCGAAGCCCAACGCCAGCACGCAGTCGTTGAGACCCGACGCGACGAACTGCCGGGCCATCATCAACGCGGTGGATCCGGTGGCGCAGTTGTTGTTGACGTTGTAGACGGGGACGCCGGTGAGCCCCAGCTCGTACACGGCGCGCTGGCCGGCCGTGGACGGCTGGTAGCAGTAGCCGACCGGCACCTGCTCGACGGCGTCGTAGCCGATGCCGGCGTCGGCGAGCGCCGCGCCGCCCGCCTCCTCGACCATGTCCCAGTACTGCCAGTCGCGGGTCTCCGGCTTCTCGAACCGGGTCATCCCGACGCCGATGATGTACGCCGTGCCGGCCATGCGATCCTCCAGGGGCCAGGGGCCAGGGGCCCGGGTCCAGGTGACGGGGCGGTGTGAATACGGCTGCGTGCGGACGCGGTGACGGATACGGACACGGATGCCTGCGGATGCGGCCGCCTGCGGGCGCGGTCAGATCAGCGGGCGCGGTTCCGGGTCGCGGGGCAGGCCGAGCAGGCGTTCGGCGACGACGTTCAGCTGGACCTGGGTGGTGCCGCCGGCGATGGTCAGGCAGCGCGACATCAGGAATCCGTGCAGGGCGCGGGCGCCGGGCCCCTCGCGGACCGCACCGGCCGGCCCCAGGAGTTCCAGGGCCAGGTCGGCGACCTTCTGCTGGTGCGCGGTCTGCACCAGCTTGCGGACGCTGGCGCCGGCGCCCGGCTCCAGGCCCGACACCCGCTGGAGGGTGGTGCGCAGCCCGATGCAGGCCAGCGCGTGCGCCTCGGCGACCAACGCGCCGACCCGGGCCCGGACCGCGCCGTCCCCTTCGGCGGTGTGCGCGACGAGCGCCTCCAGGCCGGTGTCGAAGGCCATCTGGTCGGCCATGTGGACGCGTTCGTTGCCGAGGGTGGTGCGGGCGACCCGCCAGCCGTCGTCGACCGCGCCGACCACCGCGTCCGCGGGCAGCAGCACCTCGTCGAAGTACACCTCGTTGAAGAGGGCGTCGCCGGTGATCTCCCTCAGCGGCCGGACGTCGATCCCCGGCGTCGACATGTCGACGACGAAGAAGGTCAGACCGCGGTGTTTGGGTGCGTCCGGGTCGGTGCGGGCTAGCAGGATGCCGTGGTCGGCGGTCTGCGCGGCCGAGGTCCACACCTTCTGGCCGTTGATCCGCCAGCCGCCGTCCGCGGTGCGCTGCGCGCGAGTACGCAGCGACGCCAGGTCCGAACCGGCCTCCGGCTCGGAGAACAGCTGGCACCACAGCAGGTCGCCGCGGAGCGTCGGCGGCAGGTACCGCTCCTGCTGCGCGGCCGTGCCGTGCGCGAGGAGCGCGGGCACCACCCAGGTGGCGATGCCCAGTTCGCCGACCCGGACCCCGGCGGCAACCATCTCCTGCTGGATGGCGAGCTGTTCGACGGGGCCCGCGCCCAGTCCGTACGGGGCGGGCAGATGCGGCGCGGCGTAACCGGTGGGGGCCAGTGCGCGGCGGGTGGCGGCCTCCGCGGCGGAGCCCCTGAGGTGGGACGTCAGGCCGCGCACCGGGGCGAGGGCGGCGCGCGCCCGGTCCCGGAACTCCCCGGCTTCGGCGGGGAGTTCCAGCCGCAGTGCGCGGCGGGCGCCGGCCGCGGCACGGCGGGCGGCGCGCAGCCGGTGGGCGTCGGCGCCGCCGAGCAGCTGGCGGGCGGTGACCGCGCGGCGCAGGTGGAGGTGGGCGTCGTGCTCCCAGGTGAAGCCGATGCCGCCGAGGACCTGGATGCAGTCCTTGGCGCAGCCGACGGCGGCGTCGAGGGCCGCCGCGGTGGCCAGCGCGGCGACCAGGCCGCGCACCTCGGGCGGCTCGTCGGCGGCGGCCCGGGCCGCGTCCCAGACCAGGGCGCGGGCCTGCTCACAGCGGACGAGCATGTCGGCGCAGAGGTGCTTGACTCCCTGGAACTGGCCGATCGGCCGGCCGAACTGCTCGCGGACCGCGGCGTGTTCGGCGGCGGTGCGCAGCGCCCAGCCGGCGGTTCCGCAGCCCTCCGCGGCGAGCAGCACCCCGGCGAGGTCCCGGACCAGGGCGCCGTCGACCGCCAGCCGCCGGTCGCCCGGGACCGCCGTCCCGTCCGCGCGGATCTCCGCGGTCGGCCGGGTCGGGTCGGCGCTGTCCTGGACGCGTACGGCGAGCCCGGCGGCGTCCACCGCCAGCCACACGGTGCCCCCGGCGGCCTCCGCGGCCAGCACGAGCAGATCGGCGTCACCGCCGGCCAGGACGGGCGGCGCGGCGCCGTCGAGGAGGTATCCGTCGGCGCCTTCCACCGCGGTCAGGGAGCCGCTGTCGAGGGCGACGGCGGCGATCCGCCCGCCGGTGGCCAGTGCCCGGACGAGGTGCCGGGGCGCGCCGCCGCGGTGCAGCAGTTCGGCGGCGAGGACGGTGGGCAGGTACGGGCCGGGGAGCGCGGCGCGGCCGAACTCCTCCAGGACGACGGCGAGATCGAGCAGGTCGCCGCCGCCCCCGCCGTCGGCCTCCGGGAGGTGGAGGCCGAGCAGGCCCTGCGCGGCGAGCCCGTCCCAGTGGGCGGGGCGGCCGGTCCGCGCGGGCGGCGCGTCGAGGAGCTTGCGGACGTCCTCGGGCGGGACGGCCCGCGCGACCCAGCCGCGCGCCGCCGCCGCGAGGTCACGGTGGTCCTGTGTGATGCCGATGCCCGTGTCCGTACCGATGCCCGCGCCGGTGCCCGTTGCGATAGCCATGGCGGGCAGAGTAGAACACGTTCCAATCT
Proteins encoded in this region:
- a CDS encoding thiolase C-terminal domain-containing protein; translated protein: MAGTAYIIGVGMTRFEKPETRDWQYWDMVEEAGGAALADAGIGYDAVEQVPVGYCYQPSTAGQRAVYELGLTGVPVYNVNNNCATGSTALMMARQFVASGLNDCVLALGFEKMKRGALGAGAEGGARGGATQVGGASSPVARHYGVMAAAHGFEATPPTAQIFGNAAREHMARHGTTAEQLAMVGAKNHRHSVHNPYAQFRDVYTVEEVLAARTVHRPLTKLQCSPTSDGAAAAVVASERFVREHGLAERAVEIAGQAMATDTEESFATGSCIDVVGAPMSRAAARRAYEAGGLGIEDVDVIELHDCFSINELLTYEALGMCAEGESGKLVADGATTYGGRWVVNPSGGLISKGHPLGATGLAQAAELVWQLRGTAGDRQVPGARVGLAHNIGLGGAAVVTLLRS
- a CDS encoding acyl-CoA dehydrogenase, with the translated sequence MAIATGTGAGIGTDTGIGITQDHRDLAAAARGWVARAVPPEDVRKLLDAPPARTGRPAHWDGLAAQGLLGLHLPEADGGGGGDLLDLAVVLEEFGRAALPGPYLPTVLAAELLHRGGAPRHLVRALATGGRIAAVALDSGSLTAVEGADGYLLDGAAPPVLAGGDADLLVLAAEAAGGTVWLAVDAAGLAVRVQDSADPTRPTAEIRADGTAVPGDRRLAVDGALVRDLAGVLLAAEGCGTAGWALRTAAEHAAVREQFGRPIGQFQGVKHLCADMLVRCEQARALVWDAARAAADEPPEVRGLVAALATAAALDAAVGCAKDCIQVLGGIGFTWEHDAHLHLRRAVTARQLLGGADAHRLRAARRAAAGARRALRLELPAEAGEFRDRARAALAPVRGLTSHLRGSAAEAATRRALAPTGYAAPHLPAPYGLGAGPVEQLAIQQEMVAAGVRVGELGIATWVVPALLAHGTAAQQERYLPPTLRGDLLWCQLFSEPEAGSDLASLRTRAQRTADGGWRINGQKVWTSAAQTADHGILLARTDPDAPKHRGLTFFVVDMSTPGIDVRPLREITGDALFNEVYFDEVLLPADAVVGAVDDGWRVARTTLGNERVHMADQMAFDTGLEALVAHTAEGDGAVRARVGALVAEAHALACIGLRTTLQRVSGLEPGAGASVRKLVQTAHQQKVADLALELLGPAGAVREGPGARALHGFLMSRCLTIAGGTTQVQLNVVAERLLGLPRDPEPRPLI